cactgtgagagcgtatctaccttcctctcgtgccCTGTGCCTGGCTGCCCCCGGGCGTGACCCCTGTCCTGGGTCGTATGTATCCCAAGGGCGTTTCTAGACGataggggcacttcacgagggAGGTTGCTCTATACTGGCGCTAtttctatggccttgaagccacctttctcttctctttgttactgttccctggttatccagggtttggggcctgCCCAcagcgtcgccccctccatggtctttcctacccatgggtatcgggaaGCAGCGTTGTGGTCACCTTGCCCTTGTGCCATTCCATCCTGGCGACACCCAGTTGGGCGGCGCCCTATCTCGGCGacgccctgctaggcgacgccttaccttggcgacgctttctcttggcgaGGCCTGTATTTGGCATCACCTccatctaggcgacgccttacgttgactttgacctttacgttgactttgtcaacgcccgggtacgggacggtacacccTCCAAAGCCGGAGGTGAGAACTTCGGCAGCTTCAagctgaagctcgtcgatcttcgtCTTGAACCCACTGTTCTCACGAACCTGGGTAATTTCAAGCTCGAGCTTGTCGACCTTCTTCTTGAACCCGCTGTTTTCTTCGCGAACTCGGGCAATATCAGCAGCAGTTTCGCTCAGTTCTTTGGAGGACTTATCCCGATCTTGCTCGACCTTTCCCAGAAGGGTCTCCCTCTCAATCGACCTCTTCTCCAGATTGGACATCTTTTCGGCATCGGCCTTTTGGGCCTCCTCCAGCTTTGCAACCTTCTCTCTCAGAGGGACGAGCTTGCTCTCCAAC
The sequence above is a segment of the Phaseolus vulgaris cultivar G19833 chromosome 2, P. vulgaris v2.0, whole genome shotgun sequence genome. Coding sequences within it:
- the LOC137809147 gene encoding protein PXR1-like, whose translation is MMMQGLEFSRVRNALNEELRSVRKDKNELRRKLHDKLQEAIELESKLVPLREKVAKLEEAQKADAEKMSNLEKRSIERETLLGKVEQDRDKSSKELSETAADIARVREENSGFKKKVDKLELEITQVRENSGFKTKIDELQLEAAEVLTSGFGGCTVPYPGVDKVNVKVKVNVRRRLDGGDAKYRPRQEKASPR